The proteins below come from a single Actinomycetota bacterium genomic window:
- a CDS encoding insulinase family protein yields MTQDRALDTTDAGLRVISEPLSGVRSVALGVWIGVGSRFEVAAEGGISHFIEHLLFKGTDRLSAAQIAEAFDAIGGEVNAATGRDHTVVYTRVLDDHLERAFEVVGDMVQRPAFRELEQERQVILEEILMYEDDPGDQVHDLISEAVFPDQPLGRPVIGTSEVISSIPADHVGAYHAGHYTAGNVVVAASGSIEQGRLLELSGRYLGDLVAGEAHAVQPAAPGVPRLVSRAKPTEQYHLALGGPGLDRSDDRRHAMGVLDVILGGSMSSRLFQEIREKRGLAYSVGTYCVGFSDTGQVGVYLGTREENLAEAAGIIGRELVRMAEEPVPAAELTRAREHLKGRLVLGLESPATRMHRIGRAVLGGTELLDVDEIVERIEAVTADDVAALAAEFWDPSRLSVAAIGPDDDAVREAASRLSPNLVEAA; encoded by the coding sequence GTGACGCAGGACCGGGCGCTCGATACCACCGACGCGGGGCTCCGGGTCATCTCGGAGCCCCTTTCGGGGGTGCGCTCGGTGGCGCTCGGGGTGTGGATCGGCGTGGGTTCGCGGTTCGAGGTCGCCGCCGAGGGCGGCATTTCCCACTTCATCGAGCATCTGCTCTTCAAGGGCACTGACCGGCTGTCTGCAGCACAGATCGCCGAGGCCTTCGACGCCATCGGCGGCGAGGTGAACGCCGCCACCGGGCGCGATCACACGGTGGTGTACACCCGTGTGCTCGACGACCACCTGGAGCGTGCCTTCGAGGTGGTGGGCGACATGGTGCAGCGTCCGGCGTTCCGGGAACTCGAGCAGGAGCGGCAGGTCATCCTCGAGGAGATCCTCATGTACGAGGACGACCCCGGTGACCAGGTGCACGACCTCATCAGCGAGGCGGTGTTCCCCGACCAGCCGTTGGGACGGCCGGTCATCGGCACCTCCGAGGTCATCTCGTCGATTCCCGCGGACCACGTCGGCGCGTACCACGCGGGTCACTACACCGCGGGCAACGTGGTGGTGGCTGCCAGTGGCTCGATCGAGCAGGGGCGCCTCCTCGAGCTCTCCGGGCGCTACCTCGGAGACCTCGTGGCGGGCGAGGCCCACGCGGTGCAGCCGGCTGCCCCCGGCGTGCCGCGGCTGGTGTCGCGCGCAAAGCCCACCGAGCAGTACCACCTGGCGCTGGGCGGCCCCGGGCTCGACCGGTCCGATGACCGCCGCCATGCCATGGGCGTGCTCGACGTCATCCTCGGCGGGTCCATGAGCTCGCGCCTGTTCCAGGAGATCCGCGAGAAGCGCGGCCTTGCCTATTCGGTGGGCACCTACTGCGTCGGGTTCTCGGACACCGGGCAGGTGGGGGTGTACCTCGGCACGCGCGAGGAGAACCTCGCCGAGGCCGCCGGGATCATCGGCCGCGAGCTGGTGCGCATGGCCGAGGAGCCCGTGCCCGCCGCCGAACTCACCCGGGCGCGCGAGCACCTGAAGGGCAGGCTGGTGCTGGGCCTCGAGAGCCCGGCCACGCGCATGCACCGCATCGGCCGCGCGGTACTGGGTGGCACGGAACTGCTCGACGTGGACGAGATCGTGGAGCGCATCGAGGCGGTCACCGCAGACGACGTCGCTGCGCTCGCCGCTGAGTTCTGGGATCCTTCCCGCTTGTCGGTGGCCGCGATCGGCCCCGACGACGACGCCGTGCGGGAGGCCGCCTCGCGCCTGTCGCCCAACCTCGTGGAGGCAGCATGA
- the dapB gene encoding 4-hydroxy-tetrahydrodipicolinate reductase: protein MTRVMVTGANGRMGRQVVRAVREAADIDLVAQADPDLTPDGTALFLSVDEAIAATQPDVAVDFTVPDAAFGTVSACLRAGVHCVVGTTGMTDAQMADLTALAESGPANLVVAANFAVGAVLMMRFAEEASRFMESAEIVELHHSGKLDAPSGTAAHTAEMMHGDVPIHSVRLPGMVAHQEVILGGLAETLSIRHDSLSRECFMPGVLLAVRAVPDRPGLTRGIAPLMFQ from the coding sequence ATGACGCGCGTGATGGTCACCGGGGCGAACGGCCGCATGGGCCGTCAGGTGGTGCGGGCCGTCAGGGAGGCCGCCGACATCGATCTGGTGGCGCAGGCCGACCCCGACCTCACGCCCGATGGCACCGCGCTCTTCCTGTCGGTGGACGAGGCCATCGCGGCCACGCAGCCCGACGTGGCCGTGGACTTCACCGTGCCGGATGCGGCCTTCGGCACCGTGAGCGCCTGCCTGCGGGCTGGTGTGCACTGCGTGGTGGGCACCACCGGCATGACCGATGCGCAGATGGCCGACCTCACGGCGCTGGCCGAGTCGGGTCCGGCGAACCTCGTGGTGGCCGCCAACTTCGCGGTGGGCGCGGTGCTGATGATGCGCTTCGCCGAGGAGGCCTCTCGCTTCATGGAGAGCGCGGAGATCGTCGAGCTGCACCACAGCGGCAAGCTCGATGCCCCCAGCGGCACGGCGGCGCACACGGCCGAGATGATGCACGGCGACGTGCCCATCCACTCCGTGCGTCTCCCCGGCATGGTGGCGCACCAGGAGGTCATCCTCGGTGGGCTGGCCGAGACGCTGTCGATCCGCCACGACAGCCTCTCGCGCGAGTGCTTCATGCCCGGTGTGCTGCTGGCCGTGCGCGCGGTGCCCGATCGTCCGGGCCTCACCCGGGGGATCGCCCCGCTGATGTTCCAGTAG
- a CDS encoding cupin domain-containing protein produces the protein MADGYTRVRGIDIERRERKGGGPASRDVAGATGCEEMTCRVWVFHPGDQMAYHRHHSQEELYNLIAGGPQEMLIEGDVVVIEDGDWVRVGKNTTRRIQNNSDREGHWLIVGAPPGTGITDGIRIDPETGEEIPRT, from the coding sequence ATGGCTGACGGCTACACGCGCGTGCGCGGCATCGACATCGAGCGGCGGGAGCGCAAGGGCGGGGGCCCGGCATCGCGCGATGTCGCGGGTGCCACCGGCTGCGAGGAGATGACCTGCCGCGTGTGGGTGTTCCATCCCGGCGACCAGATGGCCTATCACCGCCATCACAGCCAGGAGGAGCTCTACAACCTGATCGCCGGCGGGCCTCAGGAGATGCTCATCGAGGGCGACGTCGTAGTGATCGAGGACGGCGACTGGGTACGCGTGGGGAAGAACACCACGCGGCGCATCCAGAACAACAGCGACCGCGAGGGCCACTGGCTCATCGTGGGGGCTCCGCCGGGCACGGGCATCACCGACGGCATCCGCATCGACCCGGAGACCGGCGAGGAGATCCCCCGCACCTGA
- the dapA gene encoding 4-hydroxy-tetrahydrodipicolinate synthase, translating into MLGAVLTAVVTPFDASGEVDEIAFRALVQRLLAGGSDGIVVAGTTGEASTLSDVERTALFEATRQETRGKGTMVAGTGTNDTAHSVHLTQAAREIGADAVLVVTPYYNKPPARGVVAHVSAIAEVGVPVVLYNIPGRTALNMPPELIIELAAIPGVVALKQANEDLSELDVVMDGCDLAIYAGNDDMLMPVLELGGDGVISVASHLVGDRMQRMVALAAAGDLDGARAIDGSLGGLWRGLFEVTNPILIKAALAMTGAIPMDVVRLPLVRATPDEQDRLRSVLAAADIPA; encoded by the coding sequence GTGCTTGGAGCCGTCCTCACCGCGGTCGTCACTCCCTTCGATGCCTCGGGGGAGGTCGACGAGATCGCCTTTCGCGCGCTTGTCCAGCGGCTGCTGGCCGGGGGGTCGGACGGCATCGTGGTCGCCGGCACCACCGGGGAGGCGTCCACCCTGAGCGACGTGGAGCGCACCGCGCTGTTCGAGGCCACGCGCCAGGAGACCCGCGGGAAGGGCACGATGGTCGCGGGCACGGGCACCAATGACACCGCGCACTCGGTGCACCTCACGCAGGCCGCCCGCGAGATCGGCGCCGACGCCGTGCTGGTGGTCACGCCGTACTACAACAAGCCACCCGCCCGGGGCGTAGTGGCGCACGTGTCGGCCATCGCCGAGGTGGGCGTGCCGGTGGTGCTCTACAACATCCCGGGGCGAACCGCATTGAACATGCCGCCGGAGCTCATCATCGAGCTCGCGGCAATTCCGGGGGTCGTGGCGCTGAAGCAGGCCAATGAGGACCTGTCCGAGCTCGACGTCGTGATGGATGGCTGCGACCTGGCGATCTACGCCGGGAACGACGACATGCTCATGCCCGTGCTCGAACTGGGCGGTGACGGCGTGATCTCGGTGGCCTCGCACCTGGTGGGCGACCGCATGCAGCGGATGGTGGCGCTCGCGGCCGCGGGCGACCTCGACGGCGCCCGGGCCATCGACGGCTCGCTCGGAGGCCTGTGGCGCGGGCTCTTCGAGGTGACCAACCCCATACTCATCAAGGCGGCCCTCGCGATGACCGGGGCGATCCCGATGGACGTGGTGCGCCTGCCGCTCGTGCGGGCCACGCCCGACGAGCAGGACCGGCTGCGCTCGGTGCTCGCCGCAGCGGACATCCCCGCATGA